A stretch of the Desulforamulus ferrireducens genome encodes the following:
- a CDS encoding YlzJ-like family protein — MILWTPLAPEQVLQGFDDNSYPSYETGEVDGIPVLLEKAENGQRRVVRINSSDPAHFLNQGVYPGLLT, encoded by the coding sequence ATGATTCTTTGGACACCACTGGCACCGGAACAAGTATTACAAGGCTTTGATGACAATAGTTATCCCAGTTATGAAACCGGGGAAGTGGACGGCATTCCTGTTTTGCTGGAAAAGGCAGAGAATGGGCAAAGGAGAGTGGTGCGCATCAATAGCAGTGACCCGGCTCATTTTCTTAACCAGGGGGTCTATCCAGGATTGCTCACATAA
- a CDS encoding spore coat protein codes for MYQDQVTDKNLCLALINQLKWSATCLTGKILECADDQLRQEYMQILNRTFAEQKRVFDFAHQQGWYQPMMAEQQMIGQVQSDTQKLMMEQQHSMGNMHQIAQQQSIQSQGMYNYQNQNHYGGQPYYSR; via the coding sequence ATGTATCAGGATCAGGTAACTGATAAAAACTTGTGTTTGGCCCTCATTAATCAGCTCAAATGGAGCGCCACCTGTCTCACCGGTAAAATCTTGGAATGCGCTGATGACCAGTTGAGACAGGAATATATGCAAATCCTTAACCGTACCTTCGCTGAACAAAAACGAGTCTTCGACTTTGCCCATCAGCAGGGTTGGTACCAACCCATGATGGCAGAACAGCAAATGATTGGTCAGGTACAAAGCGATACACAAAAACTAATGATGGAGCAGCAGCATAGCATGGGCAACATGCACCAAATAGCTCAACAGCAGAGTATACAAAGCCAGGGTATGTATAACTATCAAAATCAAAACCATTATGGTGGACAACCATATTACAGCCGGTAA